The Waddliaceae bacterium genome has a segment encoding these proteins:
- the mnmG gene encoding tRNA uridine-5-carboxymethylaminomethyl(34) synthesis enzyme MnmG: protein MWIYPKDYDVIVIGGGHAGCEAAFASARMGATTLLLTMNLDTIGKMSCNPAIGGVGKGTIVRELDALGGEMGKVIDMTGIQFRMLNKSKGPAVWAPRAQADKVLYQYEMKRRLEDTKNLDVKHGTVESLVVEDGEIRGVSTIKGITYRCRTVVLSSGTFMRGLIHIGDTNFPGGREGDKPSSKLSENLISLGLDLGRLKTGTPPRIHCRSIDYSKTEEQVGDEGIHFSFDTPTDHPLRQVSCHLTYTTVATKEIITSNIHRSPLYQGTIKGIGPRYCPSIEDKVMRFPHKDRHQIFLEPEGLNTSEVYVNGLSSSLPIDVQLDVIHSVIGLEDAEVIRPAYAIEYDYITSGQISFSLETKKISGLFLAGQINGTSGYEEAAAQGFIAAVNAVKKLRGEEPFILKRSEAYIGVMIDDIVTKGIDEPYRMFTSRAEHRLLLRQDNADVRLREYGYALGLVDEERHKSLLKKNDTVAKEVERLTKKFVTVGSRGVSLAQKLRRPEVTYDTLLEEHPEHVFDHGIDTNIQIELHVKYEGYIERQKSDVARLDNLEKIRIPKTFSYDDITGLRNEAREKLKNVLPSNLGQASRIPGVSPADISILMVFFKR from the coding sequence ATGTGGATATACCCTAAAGATTATGATGTAATCGTCATCGGCGGAGGCCATGCCGGCTGTGAAGCTGCTTTTGCCTCGGCACGGATGGGTGCTACGACGTTATTGCTTACCATGAATCTTGACACTATCGGCAAGATGAGCTGCAACCCCGCCATTGGCGGTGTTGGTAAGGGCACCATTGTCCGCGAGCTCGACGCTCTTGGCGGTGAGATGGGCAAGGTCATCGACATGACGGGCATACAGTTCCGCATGCTCAACAAATCCAAAGGCCCTGCTGTCTGGGCTCCTCGCGCTCAGGCCGACAAGGTATTATATCAGTATGAGATGAAGCGTCGTCTCGAAGACACCAAAAACCTCGACGTCAAGCATGGCACTGTAGAGTCTCTCGTAGTCGAAGACGGAGAAATTCGCGGCGTTTCTACGATAAAAGGCATAACATATCGTTGTCGTACTGTAGTTTTATCGTCGGGGACGTTCATGCGCGGTCTCATCCATATCGGCGACACGAATTTCCCTGGAGGCCGTGAGGGTGACAAGCCCTCGTCAAAGTTATCGGAAAATCTCATATCTTTAGGTCTCGACCTCGGACGTCTCAAGACGGGAACGCCACCACGAATCCACTGCCGAAGCATCGATTATTCTAAGACCGAAGAGCAGGTCGGCGATGAAGGGATACATTTTTCTTTCGACACCCCTACCGACCACCCTCTTCGGCAGGTGTCATGTCATCTAACTTATACTACCGTTGCTACCAAAGAGATAATAACATCTAATATCCACCGTTCTCCGTTATATCAAGGAACGATAAAAGGCATAGGCCCGCGGTATTGTCCTTCTATCGAAGACAAAGTGATGCGTTTCCCCCACAAAGACCGCCACCAGATATTCCTCGAGCCCGAAGGCTTAAACACCTCTGAGGTATATGTCAATGGTCTTTCTTCTTCGCTACCTATCGACGTGCAGCTTGACGTGATACATTCCGTCATTGGCCTCGAAGACGCCGAAGTAATACGCCCTGCTTATGCTATAGAATACGACTACATCACCAGCGGACAGATATCATTCTCTTTGGAGACGAAGAAAATCTCAGGACTTTTCCTCGCCGGACAGATAAACGGCACTTCTGGCTATGAAGAAGCCGCCGCACAAGGTTTCATCGCTGCCGTCAATGCCGTCAAGAAACTTCGTGGCGAAGAGCCTTTCATCTTGAAACGCTCCGAAGCATATATCGGTGTTATGATCGACGACATCGTCACTAAAGGCATCGACGAGCCTTATAGGATGTTCACAAGCAGAGCCGAACACCGTCTTCTTCTTCGCCAAGACAACGCTGACGTACGCCTCAGGGAGTATGGCTATGCTTTGGGTCTTGTCGACGAAGAGCGACATAAATCTCTCCTCAAGAAAAACGATACCGTCGCCAAGGAGGTTGAGCGTCTTACGAAGAAGTTCGTCACCGTCGGCAGCCGTGGCGTATCTTTGGCGCAGAAGCTCCGACGCCCCGAGGTAACGTATGACACCCTCCTCGAAGAGCATCCTGAGCATGTTTTCGACCACGGCATCGATACAAACATACAGATAGAACTTCACGTGAAATACGAGGGATACATCGAACGGCAAAAAAGCGACGTCGCACGCCTCGACAACCTCGAAAAGATACGCATCCCTAAAACATTCTCCTACGACGACATCACAGGCCTACGCAACGAAGCCCGCGAAAAACTCAAAAACGTCCTCCCAAGCAACCTCGGGCAAGCTTCACGAATCCCCGGCGTCTCACCAGCAGATATCTCTATCCTCATGG
- a CDS encoding AURKAIP1/COX24 domain-containing protein, which yields MSSVKKKRKAKIAKHKRNKRRRSNRHKKK from the coding sequence ATGTCTTCTGTAAAAAAGAAGCGTAAAGCTAAAATCGCCAAGCACAAGCGCAACAAACGCCGCCGTAGCAACCGTCACAAGAAAAAGTAG
- the dnaB gene encoding replicative DNA helicase — protein sequence MASNSDILKIAPHSKESEMMVLGCMLTSVNALNIGSDGLDDSDFYFTEHRIVFGVLKTAYRSDKPADIHLVCEELKRLDKLDAIGGVSYVTTLAQYAGTSAYIEEYVSIVRSKSVLRKMINAAQIIEKKALEDPASVREELDKAQQLLFEISQSANPIAGTALTDILSGVKAKSELPYLKELEQRQEEFQKRGPGDPGITGMPSHFLDLDKMLNGFQDSNLMILAARPAMGKTALAINIAENVCFRDQVPVGIFSLEMSAEQYVHRMICSQSEVESHNIQTGALDGVAYQRIVSTVNMMHQHTMIIDDQPGLVITDLRARARRMKETYDIGFLVVDYLQLIAGSGSRGNSENRQSEISEISRMLKNLARELDIPIMCLSQLSRKVEERTGHRPMMSDLRESGSIEQDADIVMFLLRREYYDPLDKPGMAELIISKNRHGATGNVNLTFRKEIAQFADYSPMDTMSIGGVPLKGIPAGAI from the coding sequence ATGGCTTCAAATTCTGATATTCTTAAAATTGCTCCGCATTCCAAAGAATCGGAGATGATGGTTTTGGGGTGTATGTTGACGAGCGTCAACGCCTTGAACATCGGATCTGACGGTCTTGACGACAGCGATTTTTATTTCACAGAACACCGTATTGTCTTTGGAGTTTTGAAGACGGCATACCGCTCCGACAAGCCTGCCGACATACACCTTGTCTGTGAGGAGCTGAAACGCCTCGATAAGCTCGACGCCATCGGTGGCGTCTCTTATGTTACTACATTGGCGCAGTACGCTGGGACGTCGGCATATATCGAAGAATATGTAAGCATCGTCCGCAGCAAGTCTGTGTTACGCAAGATGATCAACGCCGCACAGATCATCGAGAAGAAAGCTTTAGAAGACCCTGCTAGCGTCCGTGAAGAGCTCGACAAGGCCCAGCAGCTTCTCTTCGAGATAAGCCAGTCGGCGAACCCTATCGCCGGAACTGCCCTCACCGACATCCTTTCTGGTGTAAAGGCGAAGTCCGAGCTTCCGTATCTTAAGGAGCTAGAGCAGCGTCAGGAAGAATTCCAGAAACGCGGCCCTGGAGACCCTGGGATTACTGGCATGCCCTCACATTTCCTTGACCTCGACAAGATGCTCAACGGTTTCCAGGACTCAAACCTTATGATCCTCGCTGCGCGTCCTGCCATGGGTAAGACGGCGTTAGCGATAAACATCGCCGAGAACGTATGTTTCAGAGACCAAGTTCCTGTAGGGATCTTCTCTTTGGAGATGAGCGCCGAGCAGTATGTCCATAGGATGATATGCTCGCAGTCGGAAGTAGAATCTCATAATATACAGACAGGCGCGCTCGATGGTGTCGCATACCAACGTATTGTCTCTACTGTCAATATGATGCACCAGCATACTATGATCATCGACGACCAGCCTGGCCTCGTCATCACCGACCTCCGCGCCCGTGCTCGTCGCATGAAGGAGACCTATGATATAGGCTTCCTCGTCGTCGACTACCTACAGCTTATTGCAGGGTCTGGGTCTAGGGGTAATTCCGAGAACCGCCAGTCTGAGATCTCCGAGATCTCACGGATGCTAAAGAACCTCGCCCGTGAGCTTGACATCCCAATAATGTGCCTATCGCAGCTGTCGCGTAAGGTCGAAGAACGTACCGGCCACCGTCCTATGATGAGCGACCTTCGGGAATCGGGAAGTATCGAGCAAGACGCCGATATCGTTATGTTCCTGCTGCGCCGCGAATACTACGACCCCCTCGACAAGCCCGGCATGGCAGAACTTATCATCTCAAAGAACCGCCACGGCGCCACCGGCAATGTAAACCTTACCTTCAGAAAAGAAATCGCACAGTTCGCCGACTACAGCCCCATGGATACCATGTCCATCGGCGGTGTGCCACTAAAAGGCATCCCCGCAGGAGCCATATAA